From the Penicillium oxalicum strain HP7-1 chromosome V, whole genome shotgun sequence genome, one window contains:
- a CDS encoding Zinc cluster transcription factor acuM, with product MTEKRTSASGAMSENNGASARSKVTTADARKDARPKDLPATSAVKSETSGTGSHASPKKRRKVNHAAKEPYLRQRFSLNSRVASDSSKHNCADLILINFAARQHMTCDSERPCTRCIKRNIGHLCHDEPREPTKRRDTDHSAADEEGSSNNELSSVQNMRTSVDLSDPIKSQVLTDGSMGITPSSVQPSSLISSSQSLENQQQLFAYNEWLGGQTQFQDMHPLHPSYMFNAPEVTNEYNLLGDFLSNSLLDDGTLFQDQTMQNIYADPTLMGSANPTGGSNSLIAPTQPAQTTQSQDPQGDSIGRSASTLGNDKARETYYMTAADPSGSDPPEERMNKLLKAKYDAGLLKPFNYVKGYARLNQYMEKNMHQASRQKILRQLDKFRPKFRERMQSLTDVELILVEMWFERSLMEYDRVFASMAIPACCWRRTGEIFRGNNEMAQLIDVPIESLRDGKLAIHEFFVEDQLVSYWEKFGAIAFDNTQKAMLTSCTLKSPNNPTGEGIPCCFSFTIRRDNHNIPSLIVGNFLPIQRTHR from the exons ATGACGGAAAAACGCACATCGGCGTCGGGCGCAATGTCCGAGAACAACGGCGCAAGCGCCAGATCAAAAGTCACGACGGCAGATGCGAGGAAAGATGCACGACCGAAAGACTTGCCAGCAACATCGGCAGTGAAATCAGAAACATCTGGAACTGGAAGCCATGCGAGCCCCAAGAAGCGCCGCAAGGTAAATCACG CGGCCAAAGAACCGTACCTGCGTCAACGATTCTCGCTTAATTCTCGCGTTGCAAGCGATTCCTCGAAACACAACTGTGCTGACTTGATACTAATAAACTTCGCCGCACGACAGCATATGACATGCGACTCG GAGCGTCCCTGCACGCGTTGTATAAAACGCAATATCGGCCATCTTTGCCATGACGAACCCCGAGAACCGACAAAAAGGCGGGACACAGATCATTCGGCGGCGGATGAGGAAGGGTCGTCGAATAACGAGCTGAGCAGCGTGCAAAATATGCGTACGAGCGTCGACTTATCGGACCCTATCAAATCCCAAGTCCTTACAGATGGCTCAATGGGTATTACCCCCTCGTCGGTGCAGCCATCGAGTTTGATCTCGTCCAGTCAAAGTCTTGAGAACCAACAGCAGC TGTTTGCCTACAACGAGTGGCTTGGTGGCCAGACTCAATTTCAAGACATGCATCCACTTCATCCGTCATATATGTTCAATGCGCCGGAGGTGACGAACGAATATAACCTGCTAGGTGACTTCCTCAGTAACAGCTTACTCGATGATGGGACCCTCTTTCAAGATCAAACCATGCAGAACATATACGCTGATCCAACTCTCATGGGCTCTGCCAACCCGACCGGTGGAAGTAATAGCCTCATCGCGCCAACACAGCCTGCGCAGACAACGCAAAGTCAGGACCCGCAAGGAGACTCTATTGGGCGCTCAGCCTCTACTTTGGGCAATGACAAAGCTCGCGAGACATACTACATGACAGCCGCAGACCCATCTGGTTCTGATCCACCCGAGGAGCGGATGAACAAGCTCCTCAAGGCAAAGTATGACGCGGGACTTTTGAAGCCATTTAATTACGTAAAGGGCTATGCAAGGCTCAATCAATACATGGAGAAGAACATGCATCAGGCATCTCGGCAAAAGATTCTTCGCCAGCTTGACAAATTTCGCCCCAAGTTTCGCGAGCGAATGCAGAGTTTGACTGATGTTGAGCTAATCCTCGTGGAGATGTGGTTCGAGAGAAGTCTGATGGAGTATGATCGTGTGTTTGCCAGCATGGCTATCCCAGCTTGTTGCTGGCGGCGAACTGGCGAGATTTTCCGCGGCAACAATGAGATGGCGCAGCTGATCGATGTACCAATAGAAAGCTTAAGAGAT GGGAAATTGGCCATTCACGAGTTCTTTGTTGAAGATCAGCTTGTTAGCTACTGGGAGAAGTTTGGTGCTATTGCATTTGACAATACCCAGAAAGCTATGCTGACGAGCTGCACTTTGAAGAGCCCCAATAACCCAACAGGTGAGGGTATTCCTTGTTGCTTTTCATTTACTATTCGACGAGACAATCACAACAT CCCATCTCTTATTGTTGGCAATTTCTTGCCCATTCAGCGAACACACAGATAA